One genomic window of Methanosarcina acetivorans C2A includes the following:
- a CDS encoding class I SAM-dependent methyltransferase, which translates to MTLRIDWETVWAEGIGEMNRLSNTSYWNRRAEDYSDMVLASDCNHGRNILGLFEREGLLKKDWHVLDIASGPGAITIPFAERVSRVTAVEPAERMAAALMSSAQERGLSNIDVIPQTWQEVDAAAYAKNYDLVVCCHALWQFPDILPQIRHMEAVSRGYCCLAHGFEAPAETSKLLDILGIDEGDFDQFITILNLLNDAGVHPNVNVVDYTLSRSVASAVSSTSKLVEKHRPLDASDSAFIRDYVQSRAKNGLYQVSGRMGVLWWKVA; encoded by the coding sequence ATGACTTTACGGATCGACTGGGAGACAGTCTGGGCTGAAGGCATCGGTGAGATGAATCGGCTTTCCAATACGAGTTACTGGAACCGGCGGGCGGAGGATTATTCAGATATGGTTCTGGCAAGTGATTGTAATCACGGCCGGAATATCCTCGGCCTGTTTGAACGGGAAGGGTTGCTGAAAAAAGATTGGCATGTTCTTGATATTGCATCCGGGCCGGGTGCAATAACGATCCCTTTTGCAGAGAGGGTGAGCAGGGTGACTGCGGTCGAACCTGCAGAGAGGATGGCAGCAGCACTTATGTCATCTGCACAGGAAAGGGGACTTTCTAACATCGATGTAATCCCGCAGACTTGGCAGGAGGTGGATGCGGCAGCATATGCGAAGAATTACGATCTGGTCGTCTGCTGTCACGCCCTCTGGCAGTTTCCGGACATTCTCCCCCAGATCCGGCATATGGAGGCAGTTTCCAGGGGTTACTGCTGTCTTGCCCACGGCTTCGAAGCTCCGGCCGAGACGAGCAAACTGCTGGACATTCTGGGGATTGATGAAGGCGACTTTGACCAGTTCATCACGATATTAAACCTTCTCAATGATGCCGGGGTACATCCGAATGTCAACGTGGTCGATTATACTCTTAGCCGGTCGGTTGCCTCCGCAGTTAGTTCTACCAGCAAGCTTGTAGAGAAGCACCGGCCCCTGGATGCCAGTGACAGCGCGTTTATTCGGGACTATGTACAGAGTCGGGCTAAGAACGGCTTATATCAGGTTAGCGGCAGGATGGGGGTTTTATGGTGGAAAGTAGCATGA
- a CDS encoding phosphotransferase has product MADRHVNTLYPGDPFRDWLVEEVVGHRIRDKKCLVNVFKHNSSHTVCRYQFKGEHFSVMAKFFAEPTGKLKAYNAYRGMMNEYRNLKKAASVINVAKPLAINKDFNCVLVTEHVPGKSLRWYLKREENLYEKLAAVAHMLRQLHDNTQSYAYNKENEFRNYHDVLDHLKLDYGTRDTFNKLLGEWWYSSLIDREWGCMVHRDVTPANYIFCKGKPYALDFESSWYEANPVRDLGILTAELKNEFELHKGGGWKAEPYIGNFLWEYSRGEKDFYHVTRILPFFMSVGLLRSARLHQGEYRNYLIREARECLSAINRGN; this is encoded by the coding sequence GTGGCAGATCGCCATGTTAATACTTTGTATCCTGGGGATCCATTCAGGGACTGGCTTGTTGAAGAAGTTGTAGGGCACCGGATTCGCGATAAAAAGTGCCTTGTGAATGTTTTCAAGCACAATTCCTCTCACACTGTCTGCAGGTATCAGTTCAAAGGGGAACACTTCAGTGTAATGGCAAAATTTTTTGCCGAACCCACAGGCAAGCTGAAGGCTTACAACGCTTACAGAGGCATGATGAATGAATACCGGAATCTGAAAAAAGCAGCTTCGGTAATAAACGTTGCAAAGCCACTTGCAATAAATAAGGATTTTAATTGTGTCCTTGTAACCGAACACGTACCCGGAAAATCCCTGAGATGGTACCTTAAACGCGAAGAGAACCTTTATGAAAAGCTTGCTGCGGTGGCACATATGCTCCGGCAGCTGCATGACAATACACAGTCATACGCTTATAATAAAGAAAATGAGTTCAGGAACTATCACGACGTGCTGGATCACCTGAAACTGGATTACGGTACACGGGATACTTTCAACAAACTCCTTGGAGAATGGTGGTACAGTTCCTTGATTGACCGGGAATGGGGCTGTATGGTCCACAGGGATGTTACCCCTGCCAATTATATTTTCTGCAAAGGAAAACCCTATGCACTTGATTTTGAGAGCTCATGGTATGAAGCAAATCCTGTAAGGGATCTCGGAATCCTTACTGCGGAACTGAAAAACGAGTTCGAATTGCATAAAGGAGGAGGCTGGAAAGCCGAACCGTATATAGGAAACTTCCTCTGGGAGTACAGCCGCGGAGAAAAGGACTTTTACCACGTTACCAGAATTTTGCCTTTCTTCATGAGTGTAGGGCTGCTCCGTTCGGCAAGGCTTCACCAGGGCGAGTACAGGAACTACCTGATAAGGGAAGCCCGTGAATGTTTAAGTGCGATTAATAGAGGAAATTAA
- a CDS encoding ABC transporter permease: MHTIILNRLLQMVPVMIGISLITFAVISLSPGDPAEITLRATLGTESPPKEAIARLHEEMGLDDPWYISYMKWASRVLHGNLGYSYQTKRSTIEEIAYALPTTFELAFLSIIFSAATAIPLGILAALRQNGPLDHLCRLSSIISLSSPEYFVAIVFMLVGGIYLGIFPVAGTGGIEYFILPALTLSIGLSAVTMRIMRTSMIETLEQDYIRTARAKGLSRRIVIQRHALKNALIPVLIYMGTQFGWLFGGAVIIESMFALPGLGRLLVESVSSMDIMVVQGCILTFAAIIVLINLGVDLAQLYLDPSIRDQGE, from the coding sequence ATGCATACAATCATATTGAACCGGCTGCTTCAAATGGTCCCGGTGATGATTGGAATCTCCCTCATCACCTTTGCAGTAATCTCCCTTTCTCCCGGAGACCCGGCCGAGATAACGCTCAGAGCAACCCTTGGTACCGAAAGTCCTCCGAAAGAGGCGATAGCCCGACTTCATGAGGAGATGGGCCTTGACGACCCCTGGTATATAAGTTATATGAAATGGGCTTCAAGGGTCCTGCATGGCAACCTGGGGTATTCCTACCAGACAAAAAGGAGCACCATAGAAGAAATCGCATACGCCTTACCAACAACCTTCGAGCTTGCCTTTCTGTCAATAATCTTCTCAGCTGCCACAGCAATTCCACTCGGAATCCTTGCAGCACTGAGACAAAACGGACCTCTGGACCACCTCTGCAGGCTTAGTTCAATCATCAGCCTCTCCAGTCCCGAATATTTCGTTGCGATAGTCTTTATGCTCGTGGGGGGCATTTATCTGGGGATTTTTCCGGTTGCAGGAACGGGAGGAATAGAATACTTTATCCTCCCCGCCCTTACCCTCTCAATCGGCCTTTCCGCCGTAACAATGCGTATCATGCGGACGAGTATGATTGAAACGCTAGAGCAGGATTATATCAGGACAGCGCGTGCAAAAGGGCTTAGCCGCAGAATCGTGATTCAACGGCATGCGCTCAAGAACGCGTTGATCCCGGTTCTAATATATATGGGTACCCAGTTTGGATGGCTCTTTGGTGGGGCTGTTATTATCGAAAGTATGTTTGCGCTGCCAGGACTGGGAAGGCTTCTCGTGGAATCCGTTTCCTCGATGGATATCATGGTGGTCCAGGGCTGTATACTCACCTTCGCTGCAATTATCGTCCTGATCAATCTCGGTGTTGACCTCGCCCAGCTGTATCTTGATCCGTCAATCAGGGATCAGGGGGAATAA
- a CDS encoding HAD family hydrolase, which yields MLQNGKIKGLIFDCYKTLVDIKTDEGGRETNERVSKWLLYQGVRIEPDRLREEYRWKVIGRLGNSGQQHPDIRIEEIFAEICAENAFREIDPFWLGIETAKVFRTASLKKLEAYPQSLRLLEKYRNIPKCIVSNAQRVFTEQELRFLGLYDRFNFVIMSSDHRIKKPDTRLFRMALDGLGLEPWEVLSIGDTPENDIYPPQSLGMNAMHIRDAWRYA from the coding sequence ATGCTCCAGAACGGAAAAATTAAGGGTTTAATCTTTGACTGTTATAAAACTCTCGTCGATATCAAAACAGATGAAGGAGGCCGGGAAACAAACGAAAGGGTAAGCAAATGGTTGCTCTATCAGGGGGTGAGGATAGAACCCGACCGGCTCCGGGAAGAATACAGATGGAAAGTTATAGGCAGGCTTGGAAACTCAGGTCAGCAGCACCCTGATATCCGCATAGAAGAGATTTTTGCCGAGATCTGTGCCGAAAATGCCTTCAGGGAAATCGATCCCTTCTGGCTTGGAATTGAAACGGCCAAGGTTTTCAGAACGGCGTCTTTAAAGAAACTGGAAGCTTATCCTCAGAGCCTGCGACTGCTTGAGAAATACAGAAACATACCCAAATGTATTGTTTCCAATGCCCAGAGGGTTTTTACGGAACAGGAGCTTCGCTTCCTGGGCCTGTACGACCGCTTTAATTTTGTAATCATGTCTTCGGACCACCGCATCAAGAAACCTGACACCCGGCTTTTCAGGATGGCTCTCGACGGCCTCGGGCTTGAACCCTGGGAAGTGCTCTCTATCGGAGACACCCCGGAAAACGATATATATCCACCTCAAAGCCTCGGAATGAATGCCATGCATATCCGGGATGCCTGGAGATATGCATAA
- a CDS encoding class I SAM-dependent methyltransferase, whose translation MVESSMMDCSLISGIDWVRLWEDSYDSRSKIMRRDYEINDWTERAEDYSESRRTNQYEFGESVYAALDLHGVIPPHARVLEVGSGPGTFVIPFARRVDHVTAVEPAEGMIRMIRQNATEAGVNNYSIIPKIWQDVTSSELQDRYDLTITSTVIWMFRDIMAQIRRMEEVTRGHCCVVGSIGTRQRFEAELWKKIMGDVPSPQYSEFPVIYNLLYEHGRVPQVRVIDYTSMRTFENMFRMYRVFYSIYTEITPEVEEAIREALYRDSGDGPCVRKYRSAVVWWDPAVRRKELKGIA comes from the coding sequence ATGGTGGAAAGTAGCATGATGGACTGCTCTCTTATATCCGGTATCGATTGGGTCAGGCTTTGGGAAGATAGCTATGATTCCAGGTCGAAAATAATGCGCAGGGACTACGAGATCAATGACTGGACCGAACGGGCGGAGGATTACTCGGAATCCAGGCGGACAAACCAGTACGAGTTTGGAGAGTCAGTCTATGCCGCACTTGATCTCCATGGTGTCATTCCTCCACATGCCAGGGTCCTTGAGGTTGGCTCGGGCCCCGGAACATTTGTCATTCCGTTCGCACGGAGAGTTGACCATGTGACCGCTGTTGAACCTGCTGAGGGAATGATCCGTATGATCCGTCAGAATGCTACGGAAGCAGGAGTAAATAATTATTCCATTATCCCGAAGATCTGGCAGGATGTGACCAGCTCGGAGCTGCAGGACCGGTATGATCTTACCATCACTTCAACCGTTATCTGGATGTTCCGTGATATTATGGCCCAGATCCGCAGGATGGAAGAGGTGACGCGGGGGCACTGTTGCGTGGTCGGGAGCATAGGAACCCGGCAGAGGTTCGAAGCCGAACTCTGGAAGAAGATCATGGGAGATGTCCCTTCTCCGCAGTATTCCGAATTCCCGGTGATATATAACCTTCTATACGAGCATGGAAGGGTGCCTCAGGTACGAGTTATCGATTACACAAGTATGAGGACATTTGAGAATATGTTCAGGATGTACAGGGTTTTCTACTCGATCTATACGGAGATCACGCCTGAGGTTGAAGAGGCAATTCGAGAGGCCCTGTACAGAGATTCCGGTGACGGCCCATGTGTCAGAAAATATCGGTCTGCTGTGGTCTGGTGGGATCCGGCTGTTCGAAGGAAAGAGTTGAAAGGCATCGCCTGA
- a CDS encoding ABC transporter permease, with protein sequence MEYSYVDKKWAVSGMSRTLVLLRKNATLTTGILLFTLITMLAVTASTISPNDPAEMHFEERLSSPSASFPLGTDQFGRCIFSRILYGAQTSLSIAIISTLIVATIGIIVGMYAGYFSRYDAFLMRVTDILLAFPNIVLAIAIVGVVGPSPAGIILSFSISGWAKYARMIRGSTLSLKNSGFVEAARALGASDKYILFRHILPNSCGPIIEIATLGLGSRIVAISGLGFLGLGIQPPTPELGAILKDGVVYLQTAPMMALSAGGMIMLFVLATNLIGSELRSIADPRSDTIEL encoded by the coding sequence ATGGAGTATTCGTACGTGGACAAAAAATGGGCAGTTTCCGGCATGAGCCGGACATTGGTGCTTCTGCGAAAGAACGCAACGCTTACAACCGGGATTCTGCTTTTTACTCTCATCACCATGCTGGCTGTAACGGCTTCGACTATTTCACCAAATGACCCTGCAGAAATGCATTTTGAAGAGCGATTATCTTCCCCTTCGGCATCTTTTCCCCTCGGAACCGACCAGTTTGGCAGATGCATCTTCAGCCGCATATTATACGGGGCCCAGACCTCGCTCTCAATCGCAATTATTTCAACTCTGATCGTTGCTACCATAGGGATTATCGTAGGTATGTATGCAGGTTATTTCAGCAGATACGATGCATTCCTGATGCGAGTAACCGACATTCTGCTCGCTTTTCCCAATATAGTCCTTGCAATTGCTATTGTTGGGGTTGTGGGCCCCAGTCCTGCAGGTATTATCCTTTCCTTTTCCATTTCAGGCTGGGCAAAGTACGCGCGAATGATCCGGGGTTCTACCCTCTCGCTAAAAAATAGCGGATTCGTCGAGGCGGCCAGAGCACTTGGGGCATCTGATAAATACATTCTCTTCCGCCATATCCTCCCCAACAGTTGCGGACCCATCATTGAGATAGCAACACTCGGACTGGGATCCAGGATTGTTGCAATCTCCGGGCTTGGATTCCTGGGACTTGGGATTCAGCCCCCCACACCGGAACTGGGAGCAATCCTGAAAGACGGAGTGGTGTATCTTCAGACCGCCCCAATGATGGCCTTATCTGCAGGCGGGATGATCATGCTCTTCGTCCTTGCAACAAATCTCATAGGTTCCGAACTGAGGTCAATCGCCGATCCCAGGTCTGATACTATCGAGCTTTAA
- a CDS encoding ABC transporter ATP-binding protein, translated as MIEGRGLTKIFTPRGQNRITAVDGVDIRINSGETLALVGESGCGKSTLSRLLLLLIPPTQGEVFFEGQALTGLKQKELRLIRRKIQIVPQQPESALNPRWKIADSICEPFRIHPDVLPPGKLPEEELEKLLELVGLEPEQAARYPHQLSGGELQRAVIARAIALEPALIICDEPTSMLDVSTQAAIVRLLQALQHRLGCALLFITHDQGLAHAIGDRTAVMFGGQIVEEGQDVLDRPLHPFTRKLTSIPDSASLQCPELQGNRIPGSCVYYRFCPEKTKNCLHSPELKKYDDRKVRCHNISYV; from the coding sequence ATGATTGAAGGAAGAGGACTGACGAAAATATTCACCCCGAGAGGACAGAACAGGATTACGGCTGTTGACGGGGTGGACATACGGATCAATTCCGGAGAAACACTTGCTCTTGTAGGAGAAAGCGGGTGCGGTAAATCCACCCTCTCCAGACTGCTCCTCCTGCTTATTCCTCCTACCCAGGGCGAGGTTTTCTTTGAGGGACAGGCCCTGACAGGGTTGAAACAAAAAGAACTCCGCCTGATCCGGAGAAAAATCCAGATTGTGCCACAACAACCGGAAAGCGCACTGAACCCCCGCTGGAAGATAGCTGACTCCATCTGCGAACCCTTCCGCATCCATCCCGATGTATTACCTCCCGGGAAGCTGCCGGAAGAAGAGCTTGAAAAACTTCTCGAGCTTGTCGGGCTTGAGCCTGAGCAGGCCGCCCGATACCCCCACCAACTCAGCGGCGGAGAATTGCAGCGAGCCGTTATTGCCCGGGCTATCGCGCTGGAACCGGCCCTTATCATATGTGATGAACCTACATCAATGCTGGACGTGTCCACACAGGCGGCTATTGTCCGCCTCCTTCAGGCCCTTCAGCACAGGCTGGGATGCGCTCTCCTCTTTATCACCCACGACCAGGGGCTCGCTCATGCGATAGGAGACCGGACCGCTGTAATGTTTGGCGGACAGATCGTTGAAGAAGGACAGGATGTTCTGGACAGACCGCTTCACCCATTCACCCGGAAGCTCACATCAATCCCTGATTCGGCTTCCCTGCAATGTCCGGAACTGCAGGGGAACAGGATTCCGGGATCATGCGTATACTACCGGTTCTGCCCGGAAAAGACAAAAAACTGCCTTCACAGCCCTGAACTGAAGAAATATGATGATCGGAAAGTGCGATGTCATAACATTTCATACGTTTAA
- a CDS encoding ABC transporter ATP-binding protein, with product MEKIVMHTILEVKQLHVHFPTSGKVVRAVDGVDISITQSETLAIIGESGSGKSVLGLALLGLLPANCTATGTVRYRGADLLRLSESELEMIRGSKIAWVPQNPAGAMNPSMTIGAQIGEPISLHVEKNRSIVRKKVLELLQFIRITPPEERIDSYPYSFSGGMLQRSLVAMGIAGLPELLIADEPTKGIDIMNRQAVSSLLRIVREKGITLLVITHDLSFARNLADRIAVMYSGRIMEIREKKSFFKGALHPYARGMLRSLPENGLHPIAGRTRETDKYDGGCRFRFRCTYAGEKCRVEPPLIPLPDGAAVRCWLYD from the coding sequence ATGGAAAAAATAGTCATGCACACCATTCTTGAGGTCAAACAGCTTCATGTACACTTCCCAACATCAGGTAAAGTCGTCCGAGCTGTGGATGGGGTGGATATCAGCATCACACAGTCCGAGACACTTGCCATCATCGGAGAAAGCGGGAGTGGAAAATCAGTATTGGGACTTGCCCTTCTCGGACTGCTACCTGCAAACTGCACCGCTACCGGAACTGTAAGATATCGCGGTGCAGACCTCCTGAGACTCTCTGAAAGCGAACTTGAAATGATCCGAGGCAGCAAGATCGCCTGGGTTCCGCAGAACCCCGCAGGAGCAATGAATCCTTCAATGACCATAGGAGCCCAGATCGGAGAGCCTATTTCTCTTCATGTGGAAAAGAACAGGTCTATAGTCAGAAAAAAGGTTCTTGAACTCCTTCAATTCATCCGAATAACACCTCCCGAAGAGCGGATCGACTCATACCCTTATTCTTTCAGCGGTGGAATGCTCCAGCGGTCCCTTGTTGCTATGGGAATTGCAGGCCTCCCGGAACTGCTCATCGCTGACGAACCGACCAAAGGGATAGACATAATGAACAGGCAGGCAGTCTCTTCTCTTCTTCGGATAGTACGCGAAAAAGGAATCACCCTGCTTGTTATCACTCACGACCTCTCATTTGCCCGAAATCTTGCTGACAGGATTGCGGTCATGTATTCCGGACGGATCATGGAGATCAGGGAAAAAAAGAGCTTTTTTAAAGGGGCTCTTCACCCCTATGCCAGAGGAATGCTCCGCTCACTCCCGGAAAACGGCCTCCACCCTATAGCAGGCAGGACAAGAGAGACGGACAAATATGACGGAGGCTGTAGATTCCGATTCCGCTGCACATATGCAGGAGAAAAATGTAGGGTCGAACCGCCTCTCATCCCTCTTCCGGACGGGGCGGCTGTCAGGTGCTGGTTGTATGATTGA
- a CDS encoding ABC transporter substrate-binding protein — MKKKEGFLFILLAFVVMGAGCTEQEQQEELQTLSISGQWSPNTIDPHQSGYIAQRLGYAETLVGVNYEGKIAPNLAKSWEVSDDGKNWTFILREDVLFHDGTPFTAGIMKNSLERSLVRSESIFEKIPISAIEAPDDRTLVIRLESPFPALPAYFSKAESVALAPGSYDEDGNVLKPIGTGPFSFESWKPEEEVVVVKNPDYWGQTASVDKVIYRIMPEALTRKMLLDSKEIKIAMILSPEIAEEYTEKDGYTVLQQPIARVRMLGFNTEREPFDDKRVRQAVNYAIDREAIVTYVLHGYGTTAAGLFPTGFYWANKEIAPYTYDTEKAKSLLEEAGWTDTNGDGTLDKNGNPLKITLITYPERAELPSIAEVIQQQLKNVGIDTELQVLNVDAANSLRNQGDFDIFLVGRGLLFVPDPDEIMMTDYHSSGTSTDGWGAYRWYNESVDGLLEEARTTSDMAVRKELYDEAQAIIVEEAPVAYLNYYVNIDVTTSDIEGYRLHPTEYSLYLENVSIV; from the coding sequence ATGAAAAAAAAAGAGGGATTTCTCTTTATTCTGCTGGCTTTCGTGGTCATGGGAGCAGGCTGTACGGAACAGGAACAACAAGAAGAACTTCAGACACTTTCGATTTCGGGCCAATGGAGTCCAAATACAATCGACCCTCACCAGTCAGGTTACATCGCCCAGAGACTCGGATATGCCGAAACCCTTGTAGGAGTCAATTATGAGGGAAAGATCGCCCCAAACCTTGCCAAATCATGGGAGGTCTCTGATGACGGGAAAAACTGGACCTTCATTTTGAGAGAAGACGTCCTCTTCCATGACGGAACACCCTTTACAGCCGGGATCATGAAAAACTCTCTCGAAAGGTCCCTTGTCCGGTCAGAGTCAATCTTTGAAAAAATTCCCATATCAGCCATTGAGGCTCCGGACGACCGGACTCTGGTAATCCGCCTCGAATCCCCCTTCCCCGCACTGCCGGCCTATTTCTCCAAAGCAGAAAGTGTTGCCCTTGCCCCCGGATCTTATGATGAAGATGGAAATGTGCTAAAGCCCATAGGGACCGGACCTTTCAGCTTTGAATCCTGGAAACCGGAAGAAGAAGTCGTTGTCGTCAAAAACCCCGATTACTGGGGGCAGACTGCTTCAGTTGATAAGGTGATATATCGGATAATGCCTGAGGCACTTACGAGAAAAATGCTCCTTGACAGTAAGGAAATTAAGATAGCAATGATCCTTTCACCTGAGATTGCTGAAGAATATACGGAAAAGGATGGATATACCGTCCTGCAGCAGCCGATTGCCCGGGTAAGAATGCTTGGGTTCAACACGGAAAGGGAGCCTTTTGACGATAAGAGAGTGCGGCAGGCTGTTAATTACGCAATAGATCGAGAAGCTATAGTGACATATGTCCTTCACGGATACGGAACCACCGCAGCAGGACTCTTCCCAACGGGCTTTTACTGGGCTAACAAGGAAATTGCTCCATACACGTATGATACGGAGAAGGCGAAGTCGCTTCTTGAAGAAGCCGGGTGGACCGATACGAACGGAGACGGAACCCTTGATAAAAACGGAAATCCCCTGAAAATTACACTTATCACATACCCTGAGCGTGCAGAACTGCCTTCGATCGCCGAAGTAATCCAGCAACAGCTAAAGAACGTGGGGATTGATACCGAACTTCAGGTCCTCAATGTCGACGCTGCGAACTCTCTCCGAAATCAGGGAGACTTTGATATCTTCCTCGTTGGGAGGGGACTGCTCTTTGTACCGGATCCTGACGAAATCATGATGACCGATTACCACTCGAGCGGTACATCAACAGACGGCTGGGGAGCGTACCGCTGGTACAACGAAAGTGTGGATGGACTGCTCGAAGAAGCCAGAACGACTTCCGACATGGCTGTCAGAAAAGAACTCTATGACGAAGCCCAGGCAATTATTGTCGAAGAAGCTCCGGTTGCATATCTCAACTATTACGTCAATATCGACGTCACAACCTCGGATATAGAAGGATACCGGCTCCATCCGACAGAGTACTCGCTTTATCTTGAGAATGTATCGATTGTCTGA
- a CDS encoding HAD family hydrolase → MGGKNISKNNEPETEEGTIIVPADPIIAGEETFESCKVKGVIFDCYQTLIDIHTEEHRVETYETVSAWLAYHGVKIKPEKLWDTYMFKVEERMDESQEIYPEVRVEEIFAEICRENSIWKIDEKIMGIETSRVFRAASIRKLRPFPQSIKLIEHCINIPKCIISNGQRVFSELELRFLGIYDYFDFVIFSSDVGYKKPDLRLFMTALKRMELELEPRCVMSLGDSYENEILPARKLGMRAMTIEEAWKHYGITD, encoded by the coding sequence ATGGGAGGCAAGAACATTTCAAAGAACAATGAACCTGAAACCGAAGAGGGCACTATAATCGTTCCCGCCGATCCTATCATAGCAGGGGAAGAGACATTTGAGAGCTGCAAGGTAAAGGGCGTTATTTTTGACTGCTACCAAACACTTATCGATATCCACACCGAAGAACACAGGGTCGAGACTTATGAGACTGTAAGCGCATGGCTTGCCTACCACGGGGTAAAAATAAAGCCGGAAAAGCTGTGGGATACGTACATGTTTAAGGTAGAGGAAAGGATGGACGAATCCCAGGAGATATACCCGGAAGTCAGAGTTGAAGAGATCTTTGCCGAGATCTGCCGGGAAAACTCGATCTGGAAAATCGATGAAAAAATCATGGGAATTGAGACCTCAAGGGTCTTTCGGGCGGCTTCGATACGGAAACTCCGCCCCTTTCCTCAGAGCATAAAGTTAATCGAACACTGCATTAACATCCCCAAGTGCATAATCTCAAACGGCCAGCGGGTCTTTTCCGAACTGGAACTCCGGTTCCTCGGGATCTACGACTACTTTGATTTTGTTATTTTCTCTTCCGATGTGGGGTACAAGAAACCTGACCTCAGGCTTTTTATGACCGCACTCAAAAGAATGGAACTCGAACTAGAACCCAGGTGTGTTATGTCCCTCGGGGACTCTTACGAAAACGAGATCCTTCCGGCAAGAAAGCTCGGGATGCGAGCAATGACCATTGAAGAAGCCTGGAAACATTATGGGATAACTGACTGA